In a single window of the Pseudodesulfovibrio profundus genome:
- a CDS encoding flavin reductase family protein, with protein sequence MKRSLGAKTLAQPAPVWAVSSYDEDGKANSMIAAWGGIASSQPPCLTVSVRSNRHTFTGVLKHKAFTVSICHKDMAAEADYLGMVSGRKEDKFERAGLTAVKSDVVNAPYIDEFPLVVECRLIHSYEVGVHTMFVGEIMDVKCDEDKLIDEKHPDVEKIMPLIFTPGTREYFTVGDRVGKAFSMGKKFMKDS encoded by the coding sequence ATGAAACGTTCACTCGGAGCAAAGACCCTGGCCCAACCGGCTCCGGTTTGGGCTGTCAGTTCATATGATGAAGACGGCAAGGCCAATTCCATGATTGCAGCATGGGGCGGCATAGCCAGTTCCCAGCCGCCGTGCCTCACTGTTTCAGTGCGGTCCAATCGACACACCTTCACCGGTGTCTTGAAACACAAGGCGTTCACCGTCTCCATCTGTCATAAGGATATGGCTGCTGAAGCGGATTACCTCGGCATGGTCTCCGGCAGAAAGGAAGACAAATTCGAGCGCGCCGGTTTGACAGCTGTCAAAAGCGATGTCGTTAATGCTCCCTATATCGATGAGTTCCCTCTGGTGGTGGAGTGCCGACTCATCCATTCATATGAGGTGGGCGTCCATACCATGTTCGTTGGTGAAATCATGGATGTGAAGTGCGATGAGGACAAACTCATCGATGAAAAGCATCCGGATGTTGAAAAGATCATGCCGCTCATATTTACTCCGGGGACACGTGAATACTTCACCGTGGGCGACCGGGTCGGCAAAGCTTTCAGCATGGGCAAAAAGTTCATGAAGGACTCTTAA
- a CDS encoding S24 family peptidase, protein MGFTDDVRDALNSRIGRGKRYPNNKRMADDLGVDPSQLNRFLKKERGLNADSLGHILDHIGAHISFEDEPVDATREVCFHSAPGEQHQKPMPQLQPEDYLAVPLINPELGVSAGLIPEDRINGWILVWRHQESLRFRTNLIAMEIPEGHHAMEPALHPGDIVLVDRSDRSPDPGGRIMLIRHPGESGITEIKRVHSQQVQGDTELIYYSDNSRTYPPATYTVQRDYEGDISRAIGGTVVWAWNDMSRK, encoded by the coding sequence ATGGGGTTTACAGATGATGTGCGCGATGCGCTAAACAGTCGTATCGGTCGAGGTAAACGCTATCCGAACAATAAACGGATGGCGGATGATCTCGGGGTCGACCCATCGCAACTCAACCGGTTTCTCAAAAAGGAACGAGGGCTGAACGCCGACTCACTCGGACATATTCTGGATCATATTGGAGCGCATATCTCTTTTGAGGATGAACCTGTGGATGCGACCCGTGAAGTCTGCTTTCATTCCGCCCCCGGTGAGCAGCACCAAAAGCCCATGCCACAATTGCAGCCAGAGGATTACCTGGCTGTTCCGCTGATAAATCCTGAACTGGGCGTAAGTGCAGGCCTAATCCCCGAGGACCGTATCAACGGCTGGATTCTGGTCTGGCGGCATCAGGAGTCGCTTCGTTTCCGTACCAATCTCATTGCAATGGAAATACCCGAAGGCCATCACGCCATGGAACCCGCCCTTCATCCAGGTGATATAGTTCTGGTGGATCGTAGCGATCGCTCACCTGATCCCGGCGGACGAATAATGTTAATCCGTCATCCGGGAGAGTCCGGCATTACGGAGATCAAACGAGTGCATTCACAGCAAGTTCAGGGTGATACCGAGCTTATCTATTACTCGGACAACAGTCGGACCTACCCGCCAGCCACCTACACCGTTCAACGTGATTATGAAGGCGACATCAGTCGCGCCATCGGCGGAACCGTGGTATGGGCATGGAATGACATGAGTAGGAAGTGA
- a CDS encoding helix-turn-helix domain-containing protein: MDNYFCLKGARDICDAVGENPKNIHELVKDHGLPAWKRGAKGTWRALPDDLRQWIREQRDRNIGHFLYGEYGVKKTDS; this comes from the coding sequence GTGGACAACTACTTCTGCTTAAAAGGGGCGCGGGATATCTGCGATGCAGTGGGGGAGAATCCAAAGAATATCCATGAACTGGTGAAGGATCACGGCTTGCCTGCCTGGAAACGTGGCGCCAAGGGCACGTGGCGGGCGTTGCCGGATGATCTTCGGCAATGGATACGGGAACAGCGTGATCGAAATATAGGTCACTTCCTGTATGGGGAATATGGAGTGAAAAAGACCGACAGTTGA
- a CDS encoding IS3 family transposase (programmed frameshift) has translation MEDKSKQRVRRTQRDYTMAFKLSVVAQVEKGEMTYKQAQALYGIQGRSTVLKWLRKHGTLDWSKSMVHSRKDPKARETPVQKIKRLEKELEEEKIKTALLNKMIEISDREFGTSIRKKPYPRAARSLQRERQISLSACCRQLGVSRQSVYQAEKRHDAREAMYQEAKAMVLNVRTRMPRLGTRKLYHLLKDAFSAKGIRLGRDGLFSLLRREHMLIKRRKNYTKTTNSKHWLKKHPNLLKDVQPRCPEQVFVSDITYVNTREQTCYLSLVTDAFSRKIMGYNVSRDLSAESTTKALDAAVENKRRRVNTIHHSDRGLQYASSVYQRKLQESGMVPSMTDGYDCYQNALAERMNGILKQEFMVTKCNDFAELNTLVRESVEIYNSQRPHLSLGMRTPNDVHESGCGASPTA, from the exons ATGGAAGACAAATCCAAACAGCGAGTTAGACGCACCCAACGCGATTACACGATGGCCTTTAAATTGTCGGTTGTGGCACAGGTGGAAAAGGGCGAGATGACGTACAAGCAGGCTCAGGCTCTTTATGGTATTCAAGGGCGAAGCACTGTGCTGAAGTGGCTCAGGAAGCACGGCACCCTTGATTGGAGCAAGTCCATGGTACATTCCCGAAAAGACCCAAAAGCCAGAGAAACACCGGTCCAGAAGATCAAACGGCTGGAGAAAGAGCTTGAGGAAGAAAAGATCAAGACCGCGCTTCTCAATAAAATGATTGAGATTTCCGACCGCGAGTTTGGGACTTCTATAAGAAAAAAGC CTTACCCCCGAGCTGCACGAAGTCTTCAGAGAGAAAGACAAATAAGCTTGTCTGCTTGTTGCAGGCAGCTCGGGGTCAGTCGGCAGTCCGTGTATCAGGCTGAAAAGCGCCATGATGCACGGGAAGCCATGTATCAGGAGGCAAAGGCCATGGTCCTGAACGTGCGGACCAGGATGCCCCGCCTTGGGACTCGAAAGCTGTACCACCTGTTGAAGGACGCATTTTCCGCAAAGGGAATCAGGCTCGGACGTGATGGGTTGTTTTCCCTGCTGCGGCGAGAGCATATGCTCATCAAGCGACGGAAAAACTATACAAAGACAACCAACTCGAAGCATTGGCTAAAAAAGCATCCCAACTTGTTGAAAGATGTTCAACCGAGATGTCCTGAGCAGGTGTTCGTAAGCGACATTACCTACGTGAATACACGTGAGCAAACATGCTATCTGTCGCTGGTGACAGATGCATTCAGCCGGAAGATAATGGGATACAACGTGAGCCGGGATCTCAGTGCGGAAAGCACAACCAAAGCGCTGGACGCGGCAGTTGAAAACAAGCGAAGGAGGGTGAATACAATTCACCATTCAGATCGAGGACTCCAATACGCTTCTTCGGTCTACCAGAGAAAACTCCAGGAATCCGGCATGGTTCCTTCCATGACAGATGGCTATGACTGCTATCAAAATGCCTTGGCGGAACGGATGAATGGAATTCTGAAGCAAGAGTTCATGGTCACCAAATGCAACGACTTTGCAGAGCTCAATACCCTGGTGAGGGAATCCGTTGAGATATACAATTCACAACGGCCACATCTCAGCCTAGGAATGAGAACGCCAAACGATGTACACGAATCAGGCTGTGGGGCTAGCCCCACAGCCTGA
- a CDS encoding HEAT repeat domain-containing protein, with protein sequence MRFLPRHMTALILATLLLAMPTQAFAKATNDQSLKNLLHKLVAKDNDTRMEAARELIHQPDRLYSDLQAIYESGDTMTRRGAIMAMALLPHPALGSTLFVRAMDDSDPTVRGMAAQSLAIIGPQAAPYMVEALSADSQDTQNAAAFGLSLLGPRAIPALIDGLQSEQATVRSKIAWILGRMEKDAAPAVPALIRALDVSDDRAMHIIAEAIDQIGPDPATALHHLKLLNTSEPAPFARIGAQAAPTLVRLLSRPGTPLGQLAFRALADIGAPAENALRQGIHENNLGQQVACALLLLEIDPDAALTLPEEVRAALANSGR encoded by the coding sequence ATGAGATTCCTGCCTCGACATATGACCGCACTGATACTGGCTACACTCCTTCTTGCCATGCCAACCCAAGCTTTTGCGAAAGCCACTAACGATCAGTCGCTGAAGAACCTGCTCCACAAACTGGTCGCCAAGGACAATGACACGCGCATGGAGGCGGCACGTGAACTCATCCACCAGCCCGACAGGTTGTACTCCGACCTGCAAGCCATCTATGAATCTGGCGATACCATGACCCGCCGGGGAGCGATTATGGCAATGGCCCTGCTCCCACATCCGGCCCTTGGCTCGACACTCTTCGTCAGGGCAATGGACGATTCCGATCCAACGGTGCGCGGCATGGCAGCACAGAGTCTCGCCATCATCGGCCCACAAGCCGCACCTTACATGGTCGAGGCACTTTCGGCCGACTCCCAGGATACGCAAAATGCCGCTGCATTCGGTTTAAGCCTGTTGGGACCGCGCGCGATTCCAGCGCTCATTGACGGGTTACAATCGGAACAGGCGACTGTACGCTCCAAGATCGCCTGGATACTCGGACGGATGGAAAAGGACGCCGCTCCAGCTGTTCCGGCGCTCATTCGCGCACTGGATGTGAGTGATGATCGTGCCATGCACATCATAGCTGAAGCGATCGACCAGATTGGTCCGGACCCGGCCACGGCGCTACACCACCTCAAGCTGCTGAACACCTCCGAGCCTGCCCCCTTTGCCCGTATTGGCGCACAAGCCGCGCCGACACTGGTCCGACTTCTGAGTCGCCCCGGCACACCGCTTGGGCAATTGGCTTTTCGTGCATTGGCAGACATAGGCGCACCAGCAGAGAACGCCCTTCGCCAGGGCATCCATGAGAACAACCTCGGGCAACAGGTTGCCTGTGCTCTTCTTCTTTTGGAGATTGACCCGGACGCGGCACTCACGTTACCCGAAGAGGTACGCGCCGCTCTTGCAAACAGTGGCCGCTAA
- a CDS encoding DUF5675 family protein, whose product MEVIRVEQGEEGTFGVLKLNGQAYCVTLEPPQRGNVQNISCIPAGEYHCKRVSSPRFGETYEITDVPGRSHILFHAGNVVGDTSGCVLLGRHFGRLGTSRAVLDSGRTFSDFITQCEGNNEFPLVIREGGAVSWTTTSA is encoded by the coding sequence GTGGAAGTTATACGTGTTGAACAAGGGGAGGAGGGCACGTTTGGCGTTCTCAAACTCAATGGGCAGGCTTACTGCGTGACCTTGGAGCCTCCTCAGCGTGGAAACGTCCAGAATATTTCCTGTATTCCGGCTGGTGAATATCACTGTAAACGCGTCTCCTCACCTCGGTTCGGGGAGACATATGAAATTACGGATGTGCCCGGGCGGAGCCATATCCTGTTTCATGCGGGGAACGTTGTGGGCGATACGAGCGGCTGTGTTTTGCTGGGACGACACTTCGGTCGATTGGGAACCTCGCGAGCTGTTCTCGACTCTGGTCGGACCTTTTCGGATTTTATTACTCAGTGTGAGGGTAACAATGAATTCCCGCTGGTGATTCGGGAAGGGGGAGCGGTCTCGTGGACAACTACTTCTGCTTAA